Below is a genomic region from Pedobacter cryoconitis.
ATTAAAATGGACAATAGAAGGGACTAACAGCCCTTTTCCGGTGTCATTTATAACTTTAGGGTTTTTGTCCGGGTCAATAAAGGCCACCAGACTATTGGTTGTCCCTAAATCAATTCCCACAATGATTTCTTCTTTTTGTAAAGAACCTGTTGCCAGGTTGATGGATATCTTTGCCATAATCACGGCAAATTTAAGATTTTAAATGTATTAGGGTTGTAATGTTTTATGCAATTCCTTTTTATGCAGGTTAAAGACCCATAAAACGATGTCCTGGTAACTGTCAGTTCCTTTTTTCTGGTTATTGATTTTAAGGAATTTATCAAAAGCTACACCGAAGTATCCTGACATTTCGGAGTTGTATTTTCTCCAGAATTCCTGTTCGTTCTTAAAATCGGTCAGTGTAGCTTCATTAATTTTTTTAAAGAGCAGGTCATAATCTTCGGGTGATTTAATCCTGATCTCGAAGAGTACGTTCCGAAGGATGTTATAGTAACCAGAATATTGGAAATTAAGATCGGAACTACTGGTGCTGACAAGGTAACCTACCAGATTGGCTTCATCTTCACGTGCTACGCCCAGTTCGTGTGAGATTTCGTGACAAGTGATAAAAGGTAAATCTATTGCAGGAATAAGCATGTTGACATTCGCTTCACCAGATGGAGGAGCATAATAGCCTTCTATACCCGATTTGGTGATGGTCTGCTCCAGGATTACAGCTTTAACGGCCGGCACGCGGTAAGTAAAAAGTGAATTGGTTTTCGCTAATTTATCATAAGCAGATTTAGAGCCGCTTTCCAGTTCTTTAATATTGAATTCCTTCTGGACACCAGTCTGTTGTATTTTTTGTTTAGTAGTATTGACCCGGTTAATCAGAAAATCACCTAACTGGACAAGGTCTTTTGTGGTATATTTTTGGTTACTGAGCCCTAATTGGCTGGAAATAGAGGGTCTGGAATAGTTCAGGCCCCAAAGCAGTTTAAATACTATATATAAGATCAGCGTAAAGTTAGCCAGTTGTAATGGGAAGAAAAATCGCAATTGCTGTCCCGGTATTCTGGTTTTTATTTTTCTAATCGCTTTAAAGATCGACCACAGGCAGTAAAGAATTAAAATCAGATACAGAAAATCGCCCACCGCAAAAGGAAACGGTGAGCTGATGAAGCGTTGAGCGACCGAAGTCAGTGGATAAAGACCGCTGGAATAAATTGTTTCCGTGAGTTTACTGTTAAGTCCCAGAAGGAAAATCAGTAAAGCAATACAGCTTAATATAACCAGTCGGTGTACTTTTGACTTGATCGCGGAATTCATTTATCTGTTAAAAGTTAATCGTTTTCCAGTTTCATTGGTCATAAACTTTCCTTTTTGATAAGCCAGATTTCCAGAGATAAAGGTATGGGTAATATCAGCTTTGAAAGTTTGTCCTTCAAAAGGAGACCAGCCGCATTTATATAGAATATTGGCTTTAGTTACTTTAACAGGGTCATTAAGTGCAACTAATACTAAATCTGCCCAGTAACCTTCTCTGATAAAGCCTCTTTTGTCAATTTGAAAGCAGGTGGCTACATTGTGTGCTGTTTTCTCTGCTATTTTTTCGAGTGTTATTTTTCCCTGGTGATACATTTCCAGCAGTGCAGAAAGTGCATGTTGTACAAGTGGGCCGCCCGCGGGGGCTTTCAGATAAGTTTGTGCTTTTTCTTCAATGGTATGCGGAGCGTGATCAGTAGCGATTACATCGATATGGCCATCTAATACACCTTTCAGAATAGCATCACGGTCTGCTGCGGTTTTAACAGCCGGGTTCCATTTAATCAGGTTTCCTTTTGTCGCATAATCCTGATCGCTGAACCAGAGGTGGTGAACGCAGGCTTCGGCAGTAATTCTTTTATCCTTTAAAGGGGTAATTGCATCGAATAACGCGATTTCTTTTGCCGTTGAGATGTGTAGAATATGTAATCTGGTATTGTGTTTTTTAGCAAGTGAAACGGCAAGCGACGAAGAAATGTAACAAGCTTCATCGTTACGGATCAGCGGATGCATGTCTATAGTAATGTTTTCTCCGTATTTTTCTTTGAAGGCAGCCATGTTAGTTCTGATAGTCAGCTCATCTTCACAATGTGTGGCAACCAGTATCGGGGCTTCTCTGAAAATATTATCCAGGACCTGTTCATTATCAACCAGCATATTTCCGGTAGATGAACCCATAAATACTTTAATACCACATACTTGTGCCGGATCAGTTTTCAGGACTTCTTCAATGTTATCGTTGGAAGCCCCCATGAAAAAGGAATAATTAGCCAGTGACATCTCTGAGGCAATTTGATATTTGTCCGCTAACAGGCTTTGTGTAAGTGTATTCGGAACTGTATTTGGCATTTCCATGAAGGAGGTAATCCCTCCGGCAACTGCCGCCATGCTCTCGGTAAAGATATCTGCTTTGTGGGTTAAACCCGGTTCTCTGAAATGGACCTGATCGTCAATCATACCGGGTAACAAGTGTAAACCTTCTGCATTGATTTCCTGATCGGCGGATCTGTTTATTACCGGACTGATTTCTTCAATTAATCCGTCTTTGATAAATACATCCGCAACATAAATTTTCCCTTCGTTAACTAAGGTTGCGGCTTTTATAAGGATGGTGTTCATATTGCCAAATCTAAGGATTTTGAAGCAATATTTTTAGGCATGATTACGATTGCTAAACTTAAAGGCAGTGTTAAATATACGATTATTTTTATACTAGTTATGGTCTTAACTGATTTAAAACCAATTAATATGACTAATTTTGGAAATGACTATTAAACACGTATTAACCAAGACACAGGAAAGCTTTATAAAAAAACACAAAATCCCGGCGGATTTGCTGTTTGACGCACAAGGAGAGGGGATGACAGAAGAGCTAAAGCAGCGTATGTCTGAGACAAACACAGTCTTCGCATACAACACTGTAGGTTGTACTAA
It encodes:
- a CDS encoding DUF3810 domain-containing protein, which gives rise to MNSAIKSKVHRLVILSCIALLIFLLGLNSKLTETIYSSGLYPLTSVAQRFISSPFPFAVGDFLYLILILYCLWSIFKAIRKIKTRIPGQQLRFFFPLQLANFTLILYIVFKLLWGLNYSRPSISSQLGLSNQKYTTKDLVQLGDFLINRVNTTKQKIQQTGVQKEFNIKELESGSKSAYDKLAKTNSLFTYRVPAVKAVILEQTITKSGIEGYYAPPSGEANVNMLIPAIDLPFITCHEISHELGVAREDEANLVGYLVSTSSSDLNFQYSGYYNILRNVLFEIRIKSPEDYDLLFKKINEATLTDFKNEQEFWRKYNSEMSGYFGVAFDKFLKINNQKKGTDSYQDIVLWVFNLHKKELHKTLQP
- a CDS encoding dihydroorotase; this translates as MNTILIKAATLVNEGKIYVADVFIKDGLIEEISPVINRSADQEINAEGLHLLPGMIDDQVHFREPGLTHKADIFTESMAAVAGGITSFMEMPNTVPNTLTQSLLADKYQIASEMSLANYSFFMGASNDNIEEVLKTDPAQVCGIKVFMGSSTGNMLVDNEQVLDNIFREAPILVATHCEDELTIRTNMAAFKEKYGENITIDMHPLIRNDEACYISSSLAVSLAKKHNTRLHILHISTAKEIALFDAITPLKDKRITAEACVHHLWFSDQDYATKGNLIKWNPAVKTAADRDAILKGVLDGHIDVIATDHAPHTIEEKAQTYLKAPAGGPLVQHALSALLEMYHQGKITLEKIAEKTAHNVATCFQIDKRGFIREGYWADLVLVALNDPVKVTKANILYKCGWSPFEGQTFKADITHTFISGNLAYQKGKFMTNETGKRLTFNR